A window of the Butyricimonas virosa genome harbors these coding sequences:
- a CDS encoding RecQ family ATP-dependent DNA helicase, giving the protein MRSITFFDLEIDPNSHKIVDIGSVKSNGEIFHSTFISDFVNFLDGTEYICGHNIFKHDLIYIGKEIPGVNNFNRIDTLYFSPLLFPAQPYHNLVKDDKLDPENYNNPLNDSIKAKNLFYDEENAFKQLDEELKQIYYLLLNDIEEFSAFFRYMDYSVSFLNVVTLIRRKFHGEVCDEADFEYFVHQYPVELAYCLALIHARSRYSITPRWVLKNYPVVENIMHMLRGNPCLAGCSYCRHSLDIHGALKRYFNFDSYRKYAGEALQENAVKAAVANKSILALFPTGGGKSLTFQVPALMAGENVKGLTIVISPLQSLMKDQVDNLEKSGITDAVTINGLLDPIERAKSIERIENGSACILYISPESLRSKTIERLLLGRKIARFVIDEAHCFSVWGQDFRPDYMYIADFIKLIQREKQLDDPIPISCFTATAKQKVIGDIKTYFKDRLSVELELFAANTSRTNLHYEVYNNGNDEEKYNMLRNLLESKDCPVIVYTSRTHRATMLAQQLREDGFDARAYHGKMDMKQKKENQDAFMAGKVRIIVATSAFGMGVDKKDVGMVIHYEISDSLENYVQEAGRAGRDENITADCYVLFNEQDLDKHFTLLNQTRLNQKEIQQIWKAIKNLTGFRSKISNSALEIARKAGWDDNLNEIETRVKSAIAALEEAGYLKRGQNMPRVFANSILTRNAEEAITKIRNSSRFDDKQKEHAVRIIKKLFSTRSRRHVNDEVAESRVDYISDHLGIVREDVIHIINLMREEQILADAKDLTAFIKKGEKSNRSILILETYCKIENYLLSVLDEEGNTYNLKELNEGIAEGQDKNVTPDKIKTIINFWDIQKWLNRKRYDNSNYSKNHIVLGLKQPKKRIEEWLEKRQQLAKFILEYIYEKNKKIILESFNDEVLIEFSVLELKDAYEKQRSLFKMNVGLADVENALFYLSRIEAIKIEGGFLVVYNKLTIERLEKNNYKQYTSNDYGKLDQFYKNKTEQIHIVGEYAKKMISGYKEALQFVDDYFRLNHVSFLNKYFSNSRQKELTRNITPTKFQQLFGELSTEQLKIIKDNKSKYIVVAAGPGSGKTRVLVHKLASLLLMEDVKHEQLLMLTFSRAAATEFKKRLIKLIGNAASFVEIKTFHSFCFDLLGFVGDLEKSKNIVRVATEKIRSREADLCKITKTVLVIDEAQDMNSDEFSLVETLMDFNEEMRVIAVGDDDQNIYGFRDTDSKYLKELITRKGAIKYELIENYRSKNNLVLFSNEFVGRIRDRLKKESIVAVQPDNGDIRITYYKNTDNLIVPLVEEVYDTGLAGTTCVLTKKNEDAAQIAGLLLRKGLRAKLIQSNDRFNLYDLQEIRYFVEQLYSEFYTPKISDGKWTYAKQELQKKYGKSSKIEIVNRLIKDFEETNKSSRYKSDLDLFIRESKLEDFLEQDDETIFVSTMHKAKGREFDNIFLHLEDFTLASDEEKRLLYVAMTRAKRNLYIHTNKPYWNHVDMKTIQKMENCNAYGVPDELCLHLGHKDVWLDFFRNKQRYISGLMSGDELVFEGDTCFTVQKDPVLKFSTNFGEKLEVLQQKGYMLKTIKVNFIVYWKCDENKEVKIILPELILKKIFIGGG; this is encoded by the coding sequence ATGAGATCCATAACCTTTTTTGACCTAGAGATAGATCCTAATAGTCATAAAATAGTTGACATCGGGAGTGTAAAAAGTAATGGAGAGATATTTCATTCTACTTTTATCAGTGATTTTGTCAATTTTTTAGATGGAACGGAGTATATATGCGGGCATAATATATTCAAACATGATTTGATATATATAGGAAAGGAAATACCGGGAGTGAACAATTTCAATAGAATCGATACTCTTTACTTTTCACCGTTGTTATTTCCTGCTCAGCCATACCATAATCTGGTTAAAGATGACAAACTCGATCCGGAAAATTATAACAATCCTCTTAATGATTCCATTAAAGCAAAGAATTTGTTTTATGACGAAGAAAATGCATTTAAGCAATTGGATGAAGAATTGAAGCAAATTTATTATCTGCTTTTAAATGATATAGAAGAATTTTCTGCATTCTTTCGGTACATGGATTATTCTGTAAGTTTCTTGAATGTGGTAACTTTGATTCGACGGAAATTCCATGGTGAAGTTTGTGATGAGGCTGATTTCGAATATTTCGTGCATCAATATCCGGTAGAACTTGCTTATTGTCTTGCTTTGATACACGCTCGAAGTCGTTATTCAATAACGCCGCGTTGGGTGCTTAAAAATTATCCTGTGGTGGAGAATATCATGCACATGTTGCGAGGCAATCCTTGTTTAGCGGGATGTTCTTATTGTAGGCATTCACTGGATATTCATGGGGCATTAAAGCGTTATTTTAACTTTGACTCTTATAGGAAATATGCAGGAGAGGCTTTGCAGGAAAATGCCGTAAAAGCGGCAGTCGCCAATAAATCAATATTGGCGCTATTTCCAACAGGCGGGGGAAAGTCGTTGACGTTTCAAGTGCCGGCGCTTATGGCGGGAGAGAATGTGAAGGGACTAACGATTGTGATCTCTCCCTTGCAGTCGCTAATGAAAGACCAGGTGGATAATCTTGAGAAAAGTGGTATCACCGATGCCGTGACAATTAATGGTTTACTGGATCCGATTGAAAGGGCTAAATCTATCGAAAGGATAGAAAATGGCTCGGCTTGTATTTTGTATATCTCCCCGGAATCGTTACGTTCTAAAACGATAGAGCGTTTACTACTTGGACGGAAAATCGCGCGGTTCGTGATTGACGAAGCACATTGTTTTTCGGTATGGGGACAGGATTTTCGACCGGATTATATGTATATTGCGGACTTTATAAAGTTGATACAAAGGGAAAAACAACTCGATGACCCCATACCGATCTCGTGTTTTACAGCCACGGCAAAACAAAAAGTAATAGGAGATATAAAGACATATTTCAAGGATAGGCTTTCGGTAGAACTTGAACTTTTTGCTGCCAATACTTCAAGGACTAACCTTCATTATGAAGTTTATAATAATGGAAATGATGAAGAAAAGTACAATATGTTGCGCAATCTGTTAGAATCTAAAGATTGTCCGGTTATCGTGTACACGTCCAGAACTCACCGGGCAACTATGCTCGCACAACAACTTCGAGAGGATGGTTTTGATGCGAGAGCGTATCACGGGAAAATGGATATGAAGCAGAAAAAAGAAAATCAAGATGCTTTTATGGCGGGGAAAGTTAGAATCATCGTGGCTACGTCTGCCTTTGGTATGGGTGTTGATAAAAAGGATGTGGGGATGGTTATTCATTATGAGATTTCCGATTCTCTTGAGAATTACGTGCAGGAAGCGGGAAGAGCGGGACGGGATGAAAATATAACGGCAGATTGTTATGTCTTGTTTAACGAACAGGATTTGGACAAGCATTTTACATTGCTTAATCAGACACGCTTGAACCAGAAAGAGATCCAACAAATATGGAAGGCTATTAAAAATCTTACCGGATTCAGGTCAAAGATATCTAATTCTGCATTGGAAATTGCCCGTAAAGCAGGTTGGGATGATAATCTGAATGAAATAGAAACACGAGTAAAATCTGCGATTGCGGCACTTGAGGAAGCGGGGTACTTGAAACGAGGCCAGAATATGCCTAGGGTTTTCGCGAATAGTATTTTAACGAGAAATGCGGAAGAGGCTATCACGAAAATCAGAAACTCTTCCCGTTTTGATGATAAACAAAAAGAACATGCGGTACGGATCATAAAGAAGCTGTTTTCGACGAGAAGCCGTAGGCATGTTAATGATGAGGTCGCTGAATCACGGGTTGATTATATTTCCGATCATTTGGGAATTGTACGGGAAGATGTGATCCACATTATAAATCTGATGCGTGAAGAGCAAATATTGGCAGATGCGAAGGATCTTACCGCTTTTATAAAAAAAGGCGAAAAATCTAACCGCTCGATTTTAATACTTGAAACATATTGTAAAATAGAAAATTACCTGTTATCGGTCTTGGATGAAGAGGGAAACACGTATAACCTAAAAGAACTAAATGAAGGAATAGCCGAGGGGCAGGATAAGAATGTTACTCCCGATAAAATAAAAACGATCATTAATTTTTGGGATATACAGAAATGGCTTAACCGGAAACGATATGATAATAGTAATTATTCTAAAAATCATATTGTTTTGGGACTTAAACAGCCTAAGAAGAGAATAGAGGAATGGTTGGAAAAGAGGCAACAGTTGGCAAAATTCATTTTAGAGTATATTTACGAGAAAAATAAAAAAATCATATTAGAATCTTTTAATGATGAGGTTTTAATAGAGTTTTCCGTTCTTGAACTGAAAGATGCGTACGAGAAACAGCGATCTCTTTTTAAAATGAATGTGGGGCTTGCTGACGTGGAAAATGCTTTGTTTTATCTTTCTCGTATTGAGGCTATTAAAATAGAAGGAGGATTCTTGGTTGTTTATAACAAGCTAACAATTGAGAGATTAGAGAAGAATAATTACAAACAGTACACGAGTAATGATTACGGGAAACTCGATCAATTCTATAAAAATAAGACGGAACAGATCCATATTGTTGGGGAATATGCAAAAAAAATGATTAGCGGTTACAAAGAAGCTTTACAATTCGTGGATGATTATTTCCGTTTGAATCATGTTTCCTTTTTAAACAAATATTTTAGTAACAGCAGACAAAAAGAATTGACAAGGAATATCACTCCGACTAAATTTCAACAGCTTTTTGGAGAATTATCCACGGAACAATTGAAAATAATCAAAGACAATAAGTCTAAATATATTGTTGTTGCTGCGGGTCCGGGAAGCGGGAAAACGAGAGTGTTGGTACACAAATTAGCTTCATTGTTACTTATGGAGGATGTGAAACACGAACAATTACTGATGCTTACATTCTCCCGGGCTGCCGCAACCGAGTTCAAGAAACGGTTAATCAAACTGATCGGAAACGCCGCAAGTTTCGTTGAGATAAAAACATTTCATTCTTTTTGTTTCGATCTATTGGGATTTGTCGGTGATTTAGAAAAGTCCAAAAATATAGTTCGTGTTGCAACCGAAAAAATAAGAAGCAGGGAGGCAGACTTGTGTAAGATCACCAAAACGGTATTGGTGATTGATGAGGCTCAAGATATGAACAGTGATGAATTTTCCCTGGTGGAAACCTTGATGGATTTTAATGAAGAGATGCGTGTTATTGCCGTGGGCGATGATGATCAGAATATTTATGGGTTCAGGGATACAGATTCGAAATATCTGAAAGAATTGATTACAAGGAAAGGTGCTATTAAATATGAATTGATCGAAAATTATCGGAGTAAAAACAATTTGGTATTATTTTCAAATGAATTTGTGGGGCGTATCCGGGATAGATTAAAGAAGGAATCTATTGTTGCTGTTCAACCTGATAATGGGGATATACGAATCACTTATTATAAGAATACCGATAATCTTATTGTTCCCTTGGTCGAGGAGGTATATGACACAGGGCTTGCGGGTACAACTTGTGTGCTCACGAAAAAGAATGAGGATGCGGCGCAAATTGCGGGGTTGTTGTTGAGAAAAGGTTTACGTGCTAAGCTTATTCAGTCTAATGATCGATTTAATTTATATGATTTGCAAGAGATAAGGTATTTTGTTGAGCAACTTTATTCGGAATTTTATACTCCTAAAATAAGTGATGGTAAATGGACGTATGCTAAACAGGAGTTACAAAAGAAGTATGGGAAGAGTTCCAAAATTGAAATTGTTAATAGACTTATCAAAGATTTTGAGGAAACAAATAAATCCAGCAGATATAAATCGGATTTAGATTTGTTTATAAGAGAATCCAAACTTGAAGACTTTTTGGAACAAGATGATGAGACTATTTTTGTGTCGACCATGCATAAAGCGAAAGGAAGGGAATTTGACAATATTTTCTTGCATTTGGAGGATTTCACCCTCGCCTCTGATGAAGAAAAAAGATTGCTTTACGTGGCTATGACTAGGGCGAAACGAAATCTTTACATTCATACGAACAAGCCATATTGGAATCATGTAGATATGAAAACTATTCAGAAAATGGAGAATTGTAATGCGTATGGTGTACCCGATGAATTATGTCTGCATTTAGGGCATAAAGATGTTTGGTTGGATTTTTTTCGTAATAAACAACGATACATTAGTGGTTTGATGAGTGGCGATGAATTGGTATTTGAGGGGGATACTTGTTTTACAGTTCAAAAGGACCCCGTACTGAAATTTTCAACGAATTTCGGAGAGAAGTTAGAAGTGTTGCAACAAAAAGGATATATGCTTAAAACGATTAAGGTTAACTTTATTGTGTATTGGAAATGTGATGAGAATAAGGAAGTAAAAATCATACTTCCGGAACTCATCTTGAAAAAAATTTTCATAGGTGGGGGATAA
- a CDS encoding SIR2 family protein, with translation MEKYLFINGSESVLVQKDKDDKVNNVYIDGKIVDEDRFKDALTDKEAFAKQAQRNKYQKFLNKQFENLIILTGAGSSVGIGANDENGKKKEGRLLSHLWDDVEMKYTKEKLKKFCALVHYTAKDSKGEYVKNLESLLSMANAAKEYVTDKDIDIKTMIDEIQQLIKESCELVLPDDAPHLPFLEKITKRKVTLPRVKIFTLNYDTLFEQAALKKNFTLIDGFSFSFPRYFSGRNFDYDIVLRNSSRVKEEDNFVTRVLHLYKPHGSVDWEKTDRGIKQSEKVNKALMIYPKDSKYESSYEQPFFEMMARFQQSLRKENVMLVCIGFSFNDKHIVTVIQEALEQNPSFQIMVVNRSIKEKGSLKWLYDLSFKHSNICLVSEEFKEFAENYPDLQTYNQDEYRAIKINLSESHE, from the coding sequence ATGGAAAAATATTTATTTATAAATGGCTCAGAGAGCGTGCTGGTGCAAAAAGATAAAGATGATAAGGTTAACAACGTCTATATTGATGGAAAGATCGTTGATGAAGACCGATTTAAAGATGCTTTAACAGATAAAGAAGCATTTGCAAAACAGGCTCAAAGAAATAAGTATCAGAAGTTTTTGAATAAACAATTCGAAAATTTAATAATTCTTACAGGGGCGGGCTCTTCTGTAGGCATAGGAGCTAATGATGAGAATGGAAAAAAGAAAGAAGGACGGCTTCTTAGTCATTTATGGGATGATGTAGAAATGAAATATACCAAAGAGAAACTTAAGAAATTTTGTGCATTAGTCCATTATACTGCAAAAGATTCAAAAGGTGAGTATGTAAAAAACTTAGAAAGTCTATTGTCAATGGCTAATGCTGCAAAAGAATATGTTACTGATAAGGATATTGACATTAAAACAATGATAGATGAAATACAGCAACTCATAAAAGAGAGTTGTGAATTGGTTCTGCCTGATGATGCACCTCATTTACCATTTCTTGAAAAAATAACAAAAAGAAAAGTAACCTTGCCTCGTGTAAAAATATTTACTTTAAATTATGACACGTTATTTGAACAAGCTGCATTAAAGAAAAATTTTACACTCATAGATGGGTTCTCCTTTTCATTCCCGCGCTATTTTAGTGGAAGAAATTTCGATTATGATATTGTATTACGCAATAGTAGCAGAGTAAAGGAAGAAGATAATTTTGTTACAAGGGTCCTTCATTTGTATAAACCACATGGGTCTGTTGATTGGGAAAAAACGGATAGAGGAATTAAGCAGTCAGAGAAAGTGAATAAGGCTTTGATGATTTATCCTAAAGATAGTAAATATGAAAGTTCTTACGAACAGCCTTTTTTCGAAATGATGGCTCGCTTTCAACAAAGTCTCCGTAAAGAAAACGTGATGTTGGTTTGTATAGGATTCAGTTTTAATGACAAGCATATTGTAACTGTTATTCAAGAAGCATTGGAGCAGAATCCCAGTTTTCAGATAATGGTAGTAAATAGAAGTATCAAAGAAAAGGGTTCTTTAAAATGGCTCTATGATTTATCTTTTAAGCATTCCAATATCTGCCTTGTAAGCGAAGAATTTAAAGAATTTGCAGAAAATTATCCTGATTTACAAACATATAATCAAGATGAATATCGTGCTATTAAAATTAACTTGTCTGAAAGCCATGAATAG
- a CDS encoding ATP-binding protein, translating into MNRNPFEHNYFIGYINQVTPQYVKVHFPSSVLLKSFVFRGEQYNGGLVGNYVVIEGEQHGFLGKMLEISLPENERLELSEKSFQNKEFHPTGKIEILLSFDLFNPTEVEKGLNSLPSVGAKVFVCSSNFIKGYFKGFGVKKENTNPPVFSLGCLTYDKSTEVEISQQAIFGRHCAVVGTTGGGKSYTVSKLIEGIIVNKGKAILIDATGEYATHDKQSYSATPAILANSAFFHYTNLTIGDLFVLLRPSGQVQAPKLAEAIKSLKVLRVLENTYLTSTNITKVDDGFKVKIRDGIEELIKVDGGTVTKENQLMRPFNRIYEQNMVDIESFNSDFDIRLLASQIIKECIWDIDKNDHMKWGGRNDTHLNNCISLILRTKSLINNPLFDVIFGFQKDKTDEGELTTEMQKFLNGDKNLLRIGFEQVGYDFQAREILANAIGKNLLEKSRQGDFKSKPVVLFIDEAHQYLNRSVKDEYFEMTRLDSFDQIAKECRKHGLFLCLATQMPRDIPQGTLSQMGTFIVHRLINPFDKDAVENACSSANKNSLSFLPVLGAGEAILMGVDFPMPVVLKVNKPIVEPNSATPQFVLP; encoded by the coding sequence ATGAATAGAAATCCTTTTGAGCACAATTATTTTATTGGTTACATCAATCAAGTAACCCCCCAATATGTAAAAGTACATTTTCCATCTTCCGTATTATTAAAATCATTTGTATTCAGAGGTGAGCAATATAATGGAGGATTAGTTGGAAATTATGTAGTCATAGAAGGTGAACAACATGGATTCTTAGGGAAGATGCTTGAGATATCGTTGCCTGAAAATGAGCGCTTAGAACTTAGCGAAAAGTCTTTTCAGAATAAAGAATTTCATCCAACAGGCAAAATCGAAATATTACTTTCATTCGATTTATTTAATCCTACAGAAGTAGAAAAAGGCTTGAATTCATTACCATCGGTTGGGGCGAAGGTGTTCGTTTGTTCTTCCAACTTTATTAAAGGGTATTTCAAAGGTTTCGGGGTGAAAAAAGAAAACACAAATCCACCTGTATTTAGTTTAGGATGTCTTACGTATGATAAGTCAACTGAGGTAGAGATATCCCAGCAAGCTATATTCGGAAGACATTGTGCTGTTGTTGGTACAACAGGTGGAGGTAAAAGCTATACTGTTAGTAAATTGATTGAAGGGATAATTGTAAATAAGGGAAAAGCTATTCTGATTGATGCAACTGGTGAATATGCTACTCATGACAAGCAATCTTATTCAGCAACTCCTGCTATTTTAGCAAATAGTGCTTTTTTTCATTATACGAATCTCACAATAGGAGACCTTTTTGTCTTGCTTCGTCCATCTGGACAAGTTCAAGCACCTAAGTTGGCTGAGGCTATAAAATCTCTTAAAGTATTGAGAGTATTAGAAAATACTTATTTAACGAGTACTAATATAACAAAAGTTGATGATGGTTTTAAAGTCAAAATTAGGGATGGAATTGAAGAGCTTATTAAAGTTGATGGCGGGACGGTTACAAAAGAAAATCAGTTGATGCGCCCCTTCAATCGCATTTATGAGCAAAATATGGTAGATATAGAGAGTTTTAATTCTGATTTTGATATAAGACTATTGGCTAGTCAAATAATCAAAGAGTGCATCTGGGATATAGACAAGAATGATCATATGAAATGGGGAGGACGTAATGATACCCATCTCAATAATTGCATAAGCTTAATTTTGAGGACGAAAAGTCTGATTAATAACCCATTGTTTGATGTTATTTTTGGATTCCAAAAGGATAAAACAGATGAAGGTGAATTAACAACAGAAATGCAAAAATTTCTAAATGGGGATAAAAATCTTTTGCGAATAGGATTTGAGCAAGTAGGGTATGATTTTCAAGCAAGGGAGATCTTAGCCAATGCTATTGGGAAAAATTTATTAGAAAAATCTCGACAAGGAGATTTTAAGAGTAAGCCTGTTGTTCTTTTCATAGATGAAGCTCATCAATATCTCAACCGAAGTGTAAAAGATGAATATTTTGAAATGACACGTCTTGATTCTTTTGATCAAATTGCTAAAGAATGTAGAAAACATGGTTTGTTTTTATGTTTGGCTACTCAAATGCCGAGAGATATTCCACAAGGTACATTAAGTCAGATGGGAACTTTTATTGTTCATCGCTTAATCAATCCATTTGATAAAGATGCCGTTGAAAATGCATGTTCTTCGGCTAACAAGAACTCATTGTCATTTTTACCAGTTTTAGGTGCAGGAGAAGCTATTTTAATGGGGGTTGATTTCCCGATGCCTGTCGTTCTTAAAGTAAATAAACCTATAGTGGAACCTAATTCTGCAACACCTCAATTTGTATTACCCTAA
- the istB gene encoding IS21-like element helper ATPase IstB: MASCWSSLEETHQLDKLTLREGMQIMLQYERDTRGNNRIQRLIKNAGFRLRASMEELETDTARGIQACSAADLATGNYITGGMTVIITGPAGTGKSYFACALGDRACRNGRKVLYFTMNMLIENLKLVHLEGRETNFFRKLNAHDLLIIDDFGMVKLDGQVQHDFEQIIDDRYNRKALILASQLPVADWYDVFQSELIAEACLDRIVHKAIKFDLKGESLRKKY; the protein is encoded by the coding sequence ATGGCAAGCTGCTGGAGCTCCCTGGAAGAAACACATCAGTTGGACAAGCTTACCCTGCGTGAAGGCATGCAGATCATGCTCCAGTACGAACGTGACACAAGAGGTAACAACCGTATACAGCGTCTTATAAAAAATGCCGGCTTCCGTCTGAGAGCCTCGATGGAAGAACTTGAAACGGACACGGCAAGGGGAATACAGGCCTGCTCTGCTGCCGACCTTGCAACCGGAAATTACATCACGGGCGGAATGACGGTCATCATTACCGGACCGGCAGGGACCGGAAAGTCCTACTTCGCCTGTGCCTTGGGTGACAGGGCATGCAGGAACGGCCGGAAGGTACTGTACTTCACGATGAACATGCTCATCGAGAACCTGAAGCTTGTACATCTGGAAGGACGGGAGACAAATTTCTTCCGAAAGCTTAACGCACATGATCTTCTGATCATAGATGATTTTGGGATGGTCAAGCTGGACGGACAGGTACAACATGACTTTGAACAGATCATAGATGACCGGTACAACCGGAAAGCACTCATCCTGGCCAGCCAGCTTCCCGTTGCAGACTGGTATGATGTGTTCCAAAGCGAGCTCATTGCAGAAGCCTGTCTGGACAGAATTGTGCATAAGGCAATAAAATTTGACCTCAAAGGAGAGAGCCTAAGAAAGAAGTATTAA
- the istA gene encoding IS21 family transposase, with the protein MDNQTLKSRFFRSISVHLRELQVVAPFFRSIPVHFRRMPSDFPEYIRSIVHRIVCVYLRFRSISVHSFSGFSFLCADKFIRNSTVMAGTTKDMSLIKQVLQLKQAGESNRGISRKLPIDKETVNGYVNTVKANGWNISDLLEIDDPELERMFHAGSPAYTDRRMEEFLILLPRYKELLADPKSHVSRQVLFDEYRATHPDGYGKSQFYYHLKQNLVAKKDVTAVLANTYRPGEKLMVDFAGDKLSYVDAATGEIIKVEVFVACLPYSDYTYVICVPSQKTEDFLYAIRMCLEHLGGVPPILTPDNLKSAVISNDRHEPKLNKALEDMGNYYHFVVLPCDPASPTQKALVEDSVRITYNRIYARLRNCIFHSLMELNRAVWKLMERHNRTRMQKRPYSREERFHAKEKELLKPLKPEPYEMRLYADLKVQANCHVELRQDKVTHFYSVPYIHVGKQARVVFTRSWVKAYVEQKLVASHIRSHTYGYTTVREHLASSCRVIMERSAAYYVEKAKDISPDCHEYVKRIFDPKRTTQPEEVYYKLCNSIVSLRRKYDLATFDLTCRQCMEYGIYSYSKFEAILRRNGMNASADETVIFHAPTPSNHGNMRGKSYFTGNDMNK; encoded by the coding sequence ATGGATAACCAGACATTAAAATCTCGATTTTTCCGGAGCATATCCGTCCACCTCCGAGAATTGCAGGTTGTAGCACCTTTTTTCCGGAGCATACCCGTTCACTTTAGACGTATGCCTTCAGATTTTCCGGAGTATATCCGTTCAATCGTGCATAGAATTGTCTGCGTATATCTTCGTTTCCGGAGCATATCCGTTCATTCTTTCTCCGGTTTCAGTTTCCTTTGTGCTGATAAATTTATACGCAACAGCACAGTCATGGCAGGAACAACAAAGGATATGAGTCTGATAAAACAAGTACTCCAGCTCAAGCAGGCCGGAGAATCCAACCGCGGTATAAGCCGCAAGTTACCGATTGACAAGGAAACCGTCAACGGTTATGTGAATACAGTAAAAGCCAACGGATGGAACATCAGCGACCTCCTTGAGATTGACGATCCCGAGTTGGAACGGATGTTCCATGCCGGTTCTCCGGCATATACGGACAGGAGAATGGAAGAGTTCCTGATCCTGCTCCCTAGATACAAGGAACTGCTGGCGGATCCCAAATCCCATGTAAGCCGTCAGGTCCTGTTCGATGAATACCGTGCGACTCATCCCGACGGTTACGGCAAGTCACAGTTCTATTATCATCTGAAGCAGAATCTCGTTGCGAAGAAGGATGTTACAGCCGTACTTGCCAACACCTACAGACCGGGTGAGAAACTCATGGTGGACTTTGCCGGTGACAAGCTCAGTTATGTGGATGCCGCAACCGGAGAAATTATCAAGGTGGAGGTGTTTGTCGCCTGCCTGCCTTACAGCGACTATACCTATGTGATATGTGTACCTTCGCAGAAGACGGAGGACTTCCTGTATGCCATAAGGATGTGCCTGGAACATCTGGGCGGTGTACCACCCATACTGACTCCTGACAATCTCAAATCAGCGGTAATCAGCAATGACCGGCATGAGCCGAAGCTGAACAAGGCTCTTGAGGACATGGGCAACTACTACCATTTTGTAGTGCTGCCATGTGACCCGGCATCGCCGACACAGAAGGCTCTGGTAGAAGACTCCGTAAGAATTACATATAACCGTATTTATGCCAGATTGCGTAACTGCATCTTTCATTCACTCATGGAACTGAACCGTGCCGTATGGAAGCTGATGGAAAGGCACAACCGAACCCGTATGCAGAAGCGTCCCTACAGCCGTGAGGAGCGTTTTCATGCCAAGGAGAAGGAGCTGCTGAAACCCTTGAAACCGGAACCCTATGAAATGCGCCTGTATGCCGATCTGAAAGTACAGGCAAACTGCCATGTGGAGCTGAGACAGGACAAGGTGACCCATTTTTACTCCGTCCCCTATATCCATGTAGGAAAACAGGCAAGAGTAGTCTTTACCCGTTCATGGGTCAAGGCCTATGTGGAGCAGAAACTGGTAGCTTCACATATCCGCAGCCATACATACGGCTATACCACAGTCAGGGAACATCTCGCATCCAGCTGCAGGGTGATTATGGAGCGTTCGGCAGCCTATTATGTGGAGAAAGCAAAAGATATATCACCTGACTGTCATGAGTATGTAAAAAGAATCTTTGACCCCAAACGTACCACACAGCCTGAAGAGGTGTATTACAAGCTGTGCAACTCCATAGTCAGCCTCAGAAGGAAGTATGACCTTGCCACGTTTGACCTTACCTGCCGCCAGTGCATGGAGTACGGTATTTACTCCTACAGCAAGTTTGAAGCCATACTCAGACGTAACGGCATGAATGCATCCGCAGACGAGACGGTAATCTTCCATGCGCCTACACCGTCAAACCACGGAAACATGCGTGGAAAAAGCTATTTTACAGGAAATGACATGAACAAATAA
- a CDS encoding helix-turn-helix transcriptional regulator, which yields MEATKTQIETTKTEIELYVINKVKELRKAAKLSQEKLSLELKLDSSFVGHAERLSREEKYNLNHINEIAKYFDVPIASFFPPKYLETDCIEDYWIKHPIQRQKYDRLHKRQEG from the coding sequence ATGGAAGCAACAAAGACACAAATTGAAACAACAAAAACTGAAATAGAACTATACGTAATCAATAAAGTCAAAGAATTAAGAAAGGCTGCTAAATTGAGTCAAGAAAAACTCTCATTAGAATTAAAACTTGATAGCTCTTTTGTCGGACACGCAGAAAGATTATCTAGAGAAGAAAAATATAATTTGAATCATATTAACGAAATTGCAAAATACTTTGATGTTCCAATCGCAAGTTTCTTTCCCCCTAAATATTTAGAAACTGATTGCATTGAAGATTATTGGATAAAACATCCCATACAAAGACAAAAATATGACAGATTACATAAACGACAAGAAGGATAA
- a CDS encoding helix-turn-helix transcriptional regulator encodes MKTKVQLYTSEKAKQYRLDADMSLRYLGDCLNVSHTFIHDVEDPEKDQAYNLNHINELAKIFKCTLWDFIPEKPL; translated from the coding sequence ATGAAAACGAAAGTACAACTTTATACGTCGGAAAAAGCAAAACAGTATAGACTTGACGCCGATATGAGTTTAAGATATCTTGGAGATTGTTTAAACGTTTCTCACACGTTTATTCATGATGTTGAAGATCCTGAAAAAGATCAAGCTTACAACCTTAATCATATAAATGAACTCGCCAAGATATTTAAATGTACCCTGTGGGATTTTATCCCAGAAAAACCACTTTAA